From Halichoerus grypus chromosome 6, mHalGry1.hap1.1, whole genome shotgun sequence, one genomic window encodes:
- the AMZ1 gene encoding archaemetzincin-1 isoform X2 encodes MLQCRPAQEFCFGPRALKEALVSTDPALRERYVSSFTPAERLFLAEAYNPRRTLFCTLLIRTAFDWVLSRPEAPEDFQTFHASLPSRRQSPARKHIYLQPIDLSEGPAGGALLEHLRDCTEAFFLGLQVRCLPSVAAASIHCSSRPSQDSDRLQLHTDGILSFLKSSKPGDALCVLGLTLSDLYPCEAWSFTFGKFLPGHEVGVCSFARFSGDLLQSGPSAADPAPAEVAADSPETPVRDGGQSVGFSALGMVQCCKGALSLDEALRRPLDLCPICLRKLQHVLGFKLVERYKRLHAWTQARTRARPSPDAGLPSVVEDTLPGSADSGLSCGSTSEPGSSLSEPLTPDAWSRSFSGGPELEPEEGLGSLAVPESPPPLGPPREAIEEHGRWLALCIQALEREVTEDELVQVDRAVDALAGWEMFTGQLPAPRPDLPCSRDGTRLRRVLGGTFSSLRRQLSTCKLSKAGSSPGRWRAEEN; translated from the exons ATGCTGCAGTGCAGGCCGGCCCAGGAGTTCTGCTTCGGCCCGCGGGCCCTGAAGGAGGCGCTGGTCTCCACCGACCCCGCCCTGCGGGAGCGCTATGTGTCCTCCTTCACCCCTGCCGAGAGGCTTTTCCTGGCCGAGGCCTACAACCCCCGGAGGACCCTCTTCTGCACGCTGCTCATCCGCACGGCCTTCGACTGGGTCCTCAGCCGTCCCGAGGCCCCCGAGGACTTCCAGACCTTCCACGCCTCCCTGCCGTCCCGGAGGCAGAGCCCTGCCCGCAAGCACATCTACCTGCAGCCCATAG ACCTGAGTGAGGGGCCGGCGGGCGGCGCGCTACTGGAACACCTGAGGGACTGCACGGAGGCCTTCTTCCTGGGCTTGCAGGTCAGGTGCCTGCCCTCGGTGGCGGCCGCGTCCATCCACTGCTCCTCGCGTCCCAGCCAGGACTCGGACAGACTCCAGCTCCACACAG ACGGCATCCTGTCTTTCCTGAAGAGCAGCAAGCCGGGGGACGCGCTGTGCGTGCTGGGCCTCACGCTGTCCGACCTGTACCCGTGCGAGGCCTGGAGCTTCACCTTTGGCAAGTTCCTTCCAGGCCACG aAGTAGGCGTCTGCAGCTTTGCCCGGTTCTCGGGGGATCTCCTGCAGTCGGGGCCCAGCGCCGCCGACCCAGCCCCGGCCGAGGTGGCCGCAGACAGCCCCGAGACTCCCGTGCGGGACGGAGGCCAGAGCGTGGGCTTCAGCGCCCTGGGGATGGTCCAGTGCTGCAag GGGGCGCTCAGCCTGGACGAGGCCCTGCGGCGGCCCCTGGACCTCTGTCCCATCTGCCTGCGGAAGCTGCAGCACGTCCTGGGCTTCAAGCTCGTCGAGAGGTACAAG AGACTTCACGCCTGGACGCAAGCCAGGACACGGGCGCGGCCCAGCCCGGACGCAGGGCTGCCCTCGGTGGTGGAGGACACCCTCCCCGGCAGCGCTGACTCAGGCCTGAGCTGCGGGAGCACGTCGGAGCCGGGCAGCAGCCTGTCGGAGCCCCTGACCCCCGATGCGTGGAGCCGCAGCTTCTCCGGGGGGCCGGAGCTGGAGCCCGAGGAGGGGCTGGGCTCGCTGGCCGTCCCTGAGAGCCCGCCGCCGCTCGGACCCCCGCGGGAGGCCATCGAGGAGCACGGGCGGTGGCTGGCGCTGTGCATCCAGGCCCTGGAGCGCGAGGTGACAGAGGACGAACTGGTGCAGGTGGACAGGGCCGTGGACGCCCTGGCCGGGTGGGAGATGTTCACAGGGcagctcccagcccccaggccgGACCTGCCCTGCAGCCGAGACGGCACGCGGCTGCGCAGGGTCCTGGGGGGCACGTTCTCCTCCCTGCGGAGGCAACTGAGCACATGCAAACTGTCCAAGGCAGGATCCTCCCCCGGTCgctggagggcagaggagaatTAA
- the AMZ1 gene encoding archaemetzincin-1 isoform X1: MLQCRPAQEFCFGPRALKEALVSTDPALRERYVSSFTPAERLFLAEAYNPRRTLFCTLLIRTAFDWVLSRPEAPEDFQTFHASLPSRRQSPARKHIYLQPIDLSEGPAGGALLEHLRDCTEAFFLGLQVRCLPSVAAASIHCSSRPSQDSDRLQLHTDGILSFLKSSKPGDALCVLGLTLSDLYPCEAWSFTFGKFLPGHEVGVCSFARFSGDLLQSGPSAADPAPAEVAADSPETPVRDGGQSVGFSALGMVQCCKVTCHELCHLLGLGSCRWLRCLMQGALSLDEALRRPLDLCPICLRKLQHVLGFKLVERYKRLHAWTQARTRARPSPDAGLPSVVEDTLPGSADSGLSCGSTSEPGSSLSEPLTPDAWSRSFSGGPELEPEEGLGSLAVPESPPPLGPPREAIEEHGRWLALCIQALEREVTEDELVQVDRAVDALAGWEMFTGQLPAPRPDLPCSRDGTRLRRVLGGTFSSLRRQLSTCKLSKAGSSPGRWRAEEN, from the exons ATGCTGCAGTGCAGGCCGGCCCAGGAGTTCTGCTTCGGCCCGCGGGCCCTGAAGGAGGCGCTGGTCTCCACCGACCCCGCCCTGCGGGAGCGCTATGTGTCCTCCTTCACCCCTGCCGAGAGGCTTTTCCTGGCCGAGGCCTACAACCCCCGGAGGACCCTCTTCTGCACGCTGCTCATCCGCACGGCCTTCGACTGGGTCCTCAGCCGTCCCGAGGCCCCCGAGGACTTCCAGACCTTCCACGCCTCCCTGCCGTCCCGGAGGCAGAGCCCTGCCCGCAAGCACATCTACCTGCAGCCCATAG ACCTGAGTGAGGGGCCGGCGGGCGGCGCGCTACTGGAACACCTGAGGGACTGCACGGAGGCCTTCTTCCTGGGCTTGCAGGTCAGGTGCCTGCCCTCGGTGGCGGCCGCGTCCATCCACTGCTCCTCGCGTCCCAGCCAGGACTCGGACAGACTCCAGCTCCACACAG ACGGCATCCTGTCTTTCCTGAAGAGCAGCAAGCCGGGGGACGCGCTGTGCGTGCTGGGCCTCACGCTGTCCGACCTGTACCCGTGCGAGGCCTGGAGCTTCACCTTTGGCAAGTTCCTTCCAGGCCACG aAGTAGGCGTCTGCAGCTTTGCCCGGTTCTCGGGGGATCTCCTGCAGTCGGGGCCCAGCGCCGCCGACCCAGCCCCGGCCGAGGTGGCCGCAGACAGCCCCGAGACTCCCGTGCGGGACGGAGGCCAGAGCGTGGGCTTCAGCGCCCTGGGGATGGTCCAGTGCTGCAag GTCACGTGCCACGAGCTCTGCCACCTCCTGGGCCTGGGGAGCTGTCGCTGGCTGCGCTGCCTCATGCAGGGGGCGCTCAGCCTGGACGAGGCCCTGCGGCGGCCCCTGGACCTCTGTCCCATCTGCCTGCGGAAGCTGCAGCACGTCCTGGGCTTCAAGCTCGTCGAGAGGTACAAG AGACTTCACGCCTGGACGCAAGCCAGGACACGGGCGCGGCCCAGCCCGGACGCAGGGCTGCCCTCGGTGGTGGAGGACACCCTCCCCGGCAGCGCTGACTCAGGCCTGAGCTGCGGGAGCACGTCGGAGCCGGGCAGCAGCCTGTCGGAGCCCCTGACCCCCGATGCGTGGAGCCGCAGCTTCTCCGGGGGGCCGGAGCTGGAGCCCGAGGAGGGGCTGGGCTCGCTGGCCGTCCCTGAGAGCCCGCCGCCGCTCGGACCCCCGCGGGAGGCCATCGAGGAGCACGGGCGGTGGCTGGCGCTGTGCATCCAGGCCCTGGAGCGCGAGGTGACAGAGGACGAACTGGTGCAGGTGGACAGGGCCGTGGACGCCCTGGCCGGGTGGGAGATGTTCACAGGGcagctcccagcccccaggccgGACCTGCCCTGCAGCCGAGACGGCACGCGGCTGCGCAGGGTCCTGGGGGGCACGTTCTCCTCCCTGCGGAGGCAACTGAGCACATGCAAACTGTCCAAGGCAGGATCCTCCCCCGGTCgctggagggcagaggagaatTAA